A DNA window from Lachancea thermotolerans CBS 6340 chromosome G complete sequence contains the following coding sequences:
- the SMD3 gene encoding mRNA splicing protein SMD3 (similar to uniprot|P43321 Saccharomyces cerevisiae YLR147C SMD3 involved in snRNP biogenesis and pre-mRNA splicing encodes a core snRNP protein) yields the protein MSSNGIPIKLLTESQGHVVSLELTTGEAYRGKLVDSEDNMNVQLRDVTATARDGSVTRMDHVFVRGSHIRFFVVPDILKNAPMFKQGPTSKPPPPIRGPKRR from the coding sequence atgaGCTCCAACGGAATACCGATCAAGCTGCTCACGGAGTCTCAAGGCCACGTAGTGTCCCTAGAACTCACAACTGGTGAAGCCTACCGCGgaaagcttgttgacagcGAGGACAATATGAACGTTCAATTGAGAGACGTCACGGCAACTGCTAGAGATGGCAGTGTGACACGCATGGATCATGTATTTGTCAGAGGATCACATATACGGTTTTTCGTGGTACCAGATATCCTCAAGAATGCGCCGATGTTCAAGCAAGGTCCAACTTCAAAGCCTCCACCGCCCATCCGTGGACCGAAAAGAAGGTAA
- the SEC5 gene encoding exocyst subunit SEC5 (similar to uniprot|P89102 Saccharomyces cerevisiae YDR166C SEC5 Essential 107kDa subunit of the exocyst complex (Sec3p Sec5p Sec6p Sec8p Sec10p Sec15p Exo70p and Exo84p) which has the essential function of mediating polarized targeting of secretory vesicles to active sites of exocytosis) produces the protein MGDSAFTFGARELCDFYQLKDLDPKVSWAEDSSVVYSLSQPQNADSIDSSYVVLNELLRQEHEHSTERNDTIETAGLSDPLNSSTRLEDLLDHYRIPQDERYKYYINSKKFNSKLYLKQLHAQDSFKDLSLSLDHLDQSLQAQSEDLKQLVQRNFVKYVRSKNNLDRIYEQFNKFSLGESRDFGTDDLGETVDESIREITIKVKPILDISTKRRNAQTTIAFLQDHKQFFDAPKKLKHCLIEKDFANLVVEYNNAHSTFKDLQRRGFTFPILTKIWDDIENTICHYREVIWDSLVNLVAGETQEQILPLISKLLDLNYAGNPIIEWINTKLDIFERKIGEVCSQMFTKIIQSQKKIVESALNEKVDLTFYLSIKNLADKLNDGQVSRFGIVGSSFLKNPGLCDTVVVVEMWLLISKFINLLSKESSDFVEFWGHVEKFLDGTYQTSLMNDKRKDDILGSNTQTRDDYGQFLEMKNEQIRCIRRRGEDFLKRLCENLSNFFNASQDTLSTGSIPEKETGIPLDYGFLPPNSNCLSCLRYLPRIVEPILKFTTELAQLNVSSSSIEFLRETNALVLERSISAISATKLRDISSFHTLEDWSMYRTSGSEEYGITQFPEVVQTFQNLSITTVRNMLYSYEKLPVLNGIYVVTHPSRKMLAGIEVQQIVSMEAVLESILKEAAKEKENPRNPRTILTLTNLQYIKGSVFPQVLRYFDESFETQLSRKNLEIFTLLAKMETSILGNYLSDLKVTLRDILEERFYEINWAAYNSNSFRVGDYIIEALMVLVRVHSECFKIAPQLIGRILRESQVFISKYLFEAFKPYAGNLSSDGLLQVVVDLQFFLRVLSNMLETTTEATINATLQNCFENDLDRMQRCIKETEPIVSANLEKTSVQFASFK, from the coding sequence ATGGGAGACAGCGCTTTCACCTTCGGAGCACGAGAACTTTGCGACTTCTATCAGCTTAAAGATTTAGACCCCAAAGTTTCGTGGGCCGAGGACTCGAGTGTAGTGTATTCATTGAGTCAACCCCAAAATGCAGACTCGATTGACTCGTCATACGTGGTTTTGAACGAGCTTTTGAGACAAGAGCACGAGCATAGCACTGAAAGAAACGACACTATTGAAACAGCAGGATTATCTGATCCATTGAACTCAAGTACCCGGCTTGAGGATCTCCTGGATCACTATCGTATCCCTCAAGATGAACGCTACAAATACTATATCAACAGTAAAAAGTTCAATTCCAAACTCTACCTTAAACAATTGCATGCACAAGACTCGTTTAAGGATCTCAGTTTATCTTTGGATCACCTTGACCAATCGCTCCAGGCCCAAAGTGAGgacttgaagcagctggTTCAGAGGAACTTCGTCAAGTATGTGAGgtccaagaacaacttggaCCGTATTTACGAGCAGTTCAATAAGTTTTCCCTGGGAGAAAGTAGGGATTTTGGAACCGATGACCTTGGAGAAACTGTCGACGAGTCGATTCGTGAAATTACGATAAAGGTGAAACCGATTCTTGATATCAGTACTAAGCGAAGAAATGCTCAAACTACTATAGCATTTTTACAAGACCACAAACAGTTCTTTGATGCGccaaaaaaactgaaacaTTGCTTGATagaaaaagactttgcTAATCTCGTTGTCGAATACAACAATGCTCACTCGACATTTAAGGACCTACAAAGACGGGGATTTACGTTTCCAATTTTGACCAAGATCTGGGATGATATTGAGAACACAATATGTCACTATAGAGAAGTGATATGGGATTCACTTGTCAACCTTGTTGCAGGCGAGACGCAAGAGCAGATCCTGCCTCTAATATCGAAACTTCTAGATCTGAATTATGCAGGAAATCCCATTATAGAATGGATTAACACAAAGCTTGATATATTTGAGCGGAAAATCGGAGAAGTTTGCTCACAAATGTTTACCAAAATTATTCAGTCTCAGAAAAAAATTGTGGAAAGCGCTTTAAATGAGAAGGTTGATCTAACGTTCTATCTTtctatcaaaaacctaGCTGATAAATTAAATGATGGTCAAGTTTCGCGATTTGGAATTGTTGGTAGCTCATTCCTGAAGAACCCGGGGCTTTGTGATACGGTTGTGGTTGTTGAAATGTGGCTAttgatttcaaagtttatCAATTTATTGTCAAAGGAATCAAGCGATTTTGTGGAATTTTGGGGAcacgttgaaaaattccTAGATGGAACATACCAGACTTCATTAATGAATGATAAAAGAAAAGATGACATACTTGGTTCCAATACACAAACTCGCGATGATTATGGCCAATTCTTGGAGATGAAAAATGAACAAATTCGATGCATTAGAAGGAGAGGTGAGGATTTCCTCAAGCGCCTATGTGAGAATTTatcaaatttcttcaacgctTCTCAGGATACTCTCAGTACTGGGTCAATACCAGAAAAGGAAACGGGAATACCTTTGGACTACGGTTTTTTGCCGCCAAATTCTAACTGCTTAAGCTGTTTGCGATACCTTCCCCGAATAGTCGAGCCTATTTTAAAGTTCACGACTGAATTAGCCCAGTTGAATGTCAGTTCAAGCTCTATTGAATTTTTAAGAGAAACAAATGCGCttgttttggaaagatCCATTTCTGCTAtctcagcaacaaaactcAGAGAtatctcttcttttcataCACTCGAAGATTGGTCCATGTATCGTACATCTGGTTCTGAAGAGTATGGCATTACACAATTTCCAGAAGTtgttcaaacttttcaaaatctcagcATAACAACAGTTAGAAACATGTTGTATTCGTATGAAAAGTTGCCTGTTCTAAATGGCATTTATGTAGTGACGCATCCGTCACGCAAGATGCTAGCAGGTATTGAGGTTCAGCAAATTGTCTCAATGGAAGCGGTTCTAGAATCTATTTTGAAGGAGGctgccaaagaaaaggaaaaccCAAGAAACCCAAGGACTATATTAACACTGACTAACTTACAGTACATCAAGGGCTCAGTCTTCCCGCAAGTTCTTCGTTATTTTGACGAGTCTTTCGAGACACAGCTTTCGAGAAAGAATCTCGAAATCTTCACTTTGCTGGCAAAAATGGAAACATCTATCTTGGGAAATTACTTGTCAGATCTGAAAGTAACCCTAAGGGATATTCTAGAAGAGCGTTTTTACGAGATCAATTGGGCCGCGTATAACTCGAACTCTTTTAGAGTCGGCGATTACATTATAGAGGCACTGATGGTTTTGGTAAGGGTCCACAGCGaatgtttcaaaatcgCGCCGCAGTTGATTGGGCGCATTCTCAGAGAATCTCAAGTGTTCATATCAAAATACTTGTTTGAGGCTTTTAAGCCTTACGCCGGTAACCTCTCTTCAGATGGCTTGCTTCAGGTCGTAGTAGATTTGCAATTTTTCCTCAGAGTCTTAAGCAACATGCTTGAGACCACCACAGAAGCGACCATCAATGCAACTCTTCAGAATTGTTTTGAGAACGATCTTGATCGGATGCAGCGCTGTATCAAGGAAACAGAGCCCATCGTATCAGCTAACTTAGAGAAAACCAGCGTCCAGTTCGCTTCATTTAAGTAA
- a CDS encoding uncharacterized protein (conserved hypothetical protein), which translates to MSSSNSSLSSPKVRRLSEGESLAGEMTSSDHSLSIADSQISDILKELTGLQSEVVALHSSLKESNEQIRRDIQDFCSIGENDLSPSNATSSFHEFQT; encoded by the coding sequence ATGTCTAGTTCGAACAGTTCCTTGTCTTCTCCAAAGGTTAGGCGTTTGTCGGAGGGTGAGTCACTGGCAGGAGAAATGACTTCATCCGATCATTCCCTTTCAATAGCAGATTCTCAGATCTCAGATATTCTCAAAGAATTAACAGGGCTCCAGAGTGAAGTCGTTGCTTTACACAGCTCTCTTAAGGAGAGCAACGAACAGATTCGCCGAGACATCCAAGACTTTTGTTCTATAGGAGAGAATGACCTAAGTCCTTCCAACGCTACCTCTTCCTTCCACGAGTTTCAAACTTGA